In Oryza sativa Japonica Group chromosome 3, ASM3414082v1, one DNA window encodes the following:
- the LOC4332655 gene encoding ABC transporter I family member 20, whose protein sequence is MAPTVEISHLSFTYPGIDGRPPPGAPPLIEDVCFSLDAGHRCLLLGSNGAGKTTILKILGGKHMVDPSMVRVLGRSAFHDTALTSSGDLCYLGGEWRRDVAFAGYQVNIQMDISAEKMIFGVVGVDPQRRDELIKILDIDLAWRMHKASDGQRRRVQICMGLLKPFKVLLLDEITVDLDVLARANLLTYLKKECEERGATIIYATHIFDGLDDWPTHIVYIARGKLQLALPLEKVKEMSQLSLMRTVESWLRKERDEDRRRRKERKEKGLPEFDKVTEGSRVIGDPAARAVNNGWAAGRLASTVAGEENFIFSSNSVLRQ, encoded by the exons ATGGCGCCAACGGTGGAGATCAGCCACCTCTCCTTCACCTACCCGGGCATCgacggccgcccgccgcccggcgcgccgccgctcatcGAGGACGTCTGCTTCTCCCTCGACGCCGgccaccgctgcctcctcctcggctccaACGGCGCCG GCAAGACGACGATACTGAAGATACTGGGCGGGAAGCACATGGTGGATCCGAGCATGGTGCGGGTCCTGGGCAGGTCGgccttccacgacacggcgctCACATCATCTGGCGACCTCTGCTACCTAGGCGGTGAG TGGAGGCGCGATGTTGCCTTTGCGGGCTACCAGGTAAATATACAGATGGACATTTCAGCAGAGAAGATGATATTTGGTGTTGTGGGCGTTGATCCTCAAAGGAGAGATGAGCTTATCAAG ATTTTGGATATTGACCTTGCCTGGCGCATGCACAAGGCATCCGATGGTCAAAGGAGACGGGTCCAAATTTGCATGGGGCTTCTCAAGCCATTCAAA GTTCTTCTTCTTGATGAGATCACAGTAGATCTGGATGTGTTGGCAAGAGCAAATCTATTGACATATTTAAAGAAGGAATGCGAGGAACGGGGTGCTACAATCATCTACGCAACACATATTTTTGACGGACTTGATGATTGGCCAACACACATT GTGTACATTGCCCGTGGGAAGTTGCAACTAGCACTGCCTTTAGAGAAGGTGAAAGAAATGAGCCAGTTATCTCTCATG AGAACAGTGGAGAGCTGGctgaggaaagagagagatgaggataGGCGGAGAAGAAAGGAACGGAAGGAGAAGGGCCTCCCAGAGTTTGACAAGGTTACTGAGGGGAGTCGGGTTATAGGTGATCCCGCTGCCAGAGCGGTGAACAATGGGTGGGCAGCAGGGAGGCTCGCCTCAACGGTTGCTGGTGAAGAGAATTTCATTTTCAGCTCTAACAGCGTTCTTAGGCAATAA